The following coding sequences lie in one Arachis stenosperma cultivar V10309 chromosome 5, arast.V10309.gnm1.PFL2, whole genome shotgun sequence genomic window:
- the LOC130980500 gene encoding uncharacterized protein LOC130980500 produces the protein MSAEVTGLPDLFQTFLCASDDEEGNEKSAAGKPAAPPEDKVASEQGAAVDETGTSTQRAAIEGDKAVHVSPFREVIGTGSSTSNPDADDEVEEVPSFKRKRKASSSPEGVLTVMERNFDAGNFIDSQLIPGTEEYFHESSLAGQARWMYRTLLRGAVIARKAEFELSGMESLRRRLESAGKANNELKSEVETLREQLTQSEEKLDAAEKKATAAEQKATTAEKKLEESDATVSRLVEREMALESQVGAAQKRVAEIEKEKQIAEAELATWKAKYKDVVKQGKGAILATEEALKAQVKIVAPEFDTSAISVFKVIKDGKIVDVPKK, from the coding sequence ATGTCTGCCGAGGTAACGGGTCTCCCTGACTTATTCCAAACCTTCCTGTGTGCAAGTGATGACGAGGAAGGTAATGAGAAATCTGCTGCTGGGAAGCCTGCTGCTCCTCCGGAGGACAAGGTTGCTTCCGAGCAAGGGGCTGCAGTCGACGAGACCGGCACCTCGACTCAACGTGCCGCGATCGAAGGTGACAAGGCGGTTCATGTTTCCCCCTTCCGTGAGGTGATCGGCACTGGGAGTTCGACATCTAACCCTGATGCCGATGACGAGGTGGAAGAGGTCCCTAGCTtcaagaggaagaggaaggcGTCGTCCAGTCCTGAGGGGGTCCTTACTGTCATGGAGAGGAATTTTGATGCCGGGAACTTTATAGATTCCCAGCTGATTCCCGGTACTGAAGAGTATTTTCATGAGTCATCACTTGCCGggcaggcgaggtggatgtaccgtACCCTCTTACGCGGCGCAGTGATAGCTCGGAAAGCCGAGTTCGAACTGTCTGGGATGGAGTCCCTCCGCAGGAGGTTGGAGTCTGCTGGGAAGGCTAATAACGAGCTCAAAAGTGAAGTTGAGACTCTCCGGGAGCAGTTGACCCAATCTGAAGAGAAGCTTGACGCTGCCGAGAAGAAAGCTACTGCTGCCGAACAGAAGGCCACTACCGCTGAGAAGAAATTGGAAGAGTCGGACGCCACGGTTTCACGTCTTGTCGAGCGCGAAATGGCTTTGGAGAGTCAGGTCGGCGCGGCACAGAAACGGGTGGCCGAAATCGAGAAAGAGAAGCAAATCGCGGAGGCCGAACTGGCAACATGGAAAGCAAAGTATAAAGACGTCGTCAAGCAAGGGAAGGGTGCGATTTTGGCGACCGAGGAGGCCCTCAAAGCTCAGGTTAAAATTGTTGCCCCCGAGTTCGACACGTCGGCGATCAGTGTTTTCAAGGTCATTAAAGACGGCAAGATTGTTGACGTCCCCAAGAAATGA
- the LOC130980501 gene encoding uncharacterized protein LOC130980501 gives MEIEELREADKTERRPRKDDDRPSRSANTRDLGKPFKLTPKFDNYTRFNTKREKIIKEILNAKIIKPPTRAGSYQDQRFVDKSKHYAFHQKYGHTTDECVIAKDLLERLARQGLLDKYIEGRKHRESNREEHHQTSASKETNKWLNNNPPKGVINYISGGFAGGGETNSARKRSYRAMLAIEGTTPPNNKDIQDLEITFNQADICSAAPHTDDPVVISIQTGDLLVTYIGQALRGQQRSELIKLLQDYADLFAWTPADMPGISPDIICHKLATNKTSRPIAQKKRNLGTEKSKAALEETEKLLKANFIKEIRFTTWLSNVVMVRKNSSKWRMCVDFSDLNKACPKDAYPLPCIDKLVDNASGFNSLSFMDAYSGYNQILMHPEDQSKTAFITEHGNFCYRVMPFGLKNAGATYQRLMDKVFRHQIGRNIEIYVDDMVAKSTKDRSHCDDLKEIFEQIRAYNMRLNPEKCAFGVQGGKFLGFMLTSRGIEANPEKCKAILNMTSPKTIKEFQWTPECETAFGELKTLLSSPPVLQRPEVGKPLYLYLSVSNHSISSALVIETGRIQQPVYFVSRVMQPTEQRYPKIEQLALALVVTARRLRHYFQSHTIVVRTNHPLRQILTKLELAGRLTKWSIELSEFDIQFQIRSALKAQVLADFITEMTPDDHIETWELHVDGASSREGSGAGIILKEGSKVVAEQALQFHFSASNNQAEYEALIAGLKLALSHKATNLTAHCDSLLVVQQIRGEFQVPYPETSSTLNSSNVRQASTREYQGSYTDEVSHNHY, from the exons ATGGAGATCGAAGAACTCCGAGAGGCCGACAAAACCGAAAGGAGACCAAGAAAAGATGACGACAGGCCCTCCAGATCGGCGAACACTAGAGACCTCGGCAAACCATTCAAGCTCACCCCAAAATTCGATAACTACACCAGATTCAATacgaagagagagaagataatCAAAGAAATACTTAATGCCAAGATTATAAAGCCACCAACCAGAGCGGGAAGCTACCAAGATCAGCGATTCGTCGACAAAAGCAAGCACTATGCCTTCCACCAGAAATATGGTCATACAACCGACGAATGCGTGATAGCCAAAGATCTCTTGGAAAGATTAGCACGACAGGGCCTCTTGGACAAGTACATCGAGGGGCGAAAACACAGGGAAAGCAACAGAGAAGAACATCATCAAACCTCAGCCAGCAAAGAAACCAACAAATGGCTGAACAACAACCCACCTAAGGGGGTTATAAACTACATATCTGGAGGATTCGCAGGAGGCGGCGAAACAAATTCAGCGCGGAAGCGGAGCTACCGTGCGATGTTAGCAATCGAAGGAACAACACCGCCAAACAACAAAGATATTCAGGACTTAGAAATCACTTTTAACCAAGCTGATATATGCTCGGCCGCCCCTCACACAGACGACCCAGTAGTAATCTCCATTCAAACAGGCGACCTTCTG GTAACTTACATCGGCCAAGCACTAAGAGGACAACAGAGATCGGAATTGATAAAGTTACTACAAGACTACGCTGACTTGTTCGCCTGGACCCCGGCAGATATGCCTGGCATTAGCCCAGATATCATCTGCCACAAGCTAGCCACGAACAAGACAAGCCGACCTATAGCCCAGAAGAAGCGAAACCTCGGCACCGAGAAATCAAAGGCGGCCTTAGAAGAAACAGAGAAACTCCTCAAAGCCAACTTCATCAAAGAAATCCGCTTCACCACATGGCTCTCAAACGTAGTAATGGTAAGGAAAAATTCAAGTAAGTGGCGCATGTGCGTCGACTTTTCAGATTTGAACAAAGCATGTCCTAAGGATGCTTACCCCCTGCCATGCATCGATAAACTTGTAGACAACGCCTCAGGTTTTAACAGCTTgagcttcatggatgcatactctggGTACAACCAGATTCTAATGCATCCAGAAGACCAAAGCAAAACAGCATTTATAACTGAACATGGTAATTTCTGTTATAGAGTTATGCCATTTGGCCTAAAGAATGCAGGTGCAACCTACCAGCGTCTGATGGACAAAGTATTCCGACACCAAATAGGTCGGAACATCGAGATCTATGTGGACGATATGGTCGCCAAGTCCACTAAAGATCGGTCACACTGCGACGACCTCAAGGAAATATTTGAACAAATCCGAGCATACAATATGAGATTGAATCCAGAAAAATGCGCTTTTGGAGTCCAAGGAGGAAAATTCCTAGGATTTATGTTGACTTCCAGAGGAATCGAAGCAAACCCTGAGAAATGCAAGGCTATACTCAACATGACAAGCCCCAAGACGATAAAGGAA TTTCAATGGACACCAGAGTGCGAGACGGCATTCGGCGAACTTAAGACCCTTCTATCATCACCTCCCGTATTACAAAGACCTGAGGTCGGCAAGCCTCTATATCTATACCTATCCGTTTCCAATCATTCCATAAGCTCGGCACTCGTCATTGAGACAGGAAGGATTCAACAGCCAGTATACTTCGTCAGCAGAGTAATGCAACCAACGGAACAAAGGTACCCGAAGATAGAGCAGCTCGCCCTGGCACTCGTGGTCACGGCAAGAAGACTAAGACACTATTTCCAAAGCCACACAATAGTAGTAAGAACAAATCACCCATTGAGGCAAATATTAACAAAACTAGAACTGGCAGGACGATTGACCAAATGGTCAATTGAACTCTCAGAGTTCGATATTCAGTTTCAGATTAGATCGGCCCTCAAGGCACAAGTTCTCGCCGACTTCATCACGGAAATGACTCCAGACGATCACATTGAAACATGGGAGTTACACGTGGATGGGGCGTCAAGCCGAGAAGGGAGCGGGGCTGGCATAATCTTAAAGGAGGGAAGTAAGGTGGTAGCCGAGCAAGCCCTCCAGTTTCACTTCTCGGCAAGCAACAATCAGGCCGAGTATGAAGCCCTAATAGCGGGACTCAAGCTCGCCCTAAGCCACAAAGCGACGAACTTAACGGCACATTGCGATTCCCTCCTGGTGGTCCAACAAATCCGAGGAGAATTCCAG GTACCATACCCAGAGACGAGCTCCACCCTCAACAGTTCAAACGTAAGGCAAGCTTCTACACGAGAATATCAGGGGAGCTATACAGACGAGGTTTCTCACAACCATTACTAA